A part of Desulfomicrobium escambiense DSM 10707 genomic DNA contains:
- a CDS encoding metallophosphoesterase family protein codes for MLVAILSDIHGNLEALTSVWADMAAFAVDEVVCLGDMVGYGPNPDEVLRSVRDRGARCCLGNHELGIVSRSERSWFNPTARKGLALTAALLSPDSLAFISGLPRFIMLAGARFVHGFPPDSVTTYLYQAADDRLAFWFDRGEPLTFVGHTHELMLLLRDGAGIERRELGAGRFGLVDRPCIVNAGSVGQPRDGNNNAKYLLWDTDGNTVDVRFVPYDIAATVAKIRERGFPEFYGSRLW; via the coding sequence ATGCTCGTTGCGATTCTTTCGGACATTCACGGCAACCTCGAAGCCCTGACCTCGGTCTGGGCGGACATGGCGGCTTTCGCCGTGGACGAGGTCGTCTGCCTGGGGGACATGGTCGGCTACGGGCCCAACCCCGACGAGGTGCTGCGGTCCGTGCGCGACCGGGGGGCGCGTTGCTGCCTCGGCAACCACGAGCTCGGCATCGTCAGCCGGTCCGAGCGGTCCTGGTTCAACCCCACGGCCAGAAAGGGCCTGGCCCTGACCGCCGCTCTCCTGTCCCCCGACAGCCTGGCCTTCATCTCCGGCCTGCCGCGCTTCATCATGCTGGCCGGAGCGCGGTTCGTGCACGGGTTTCCGCCCGACAGCGTGACGACGTACCTGTACCAGGCCGCGGACGACCGTTTGGCCTTTTGGTTCGACCGGGGCGAACCCCTGACCTTCGTCGGGCACACCCACGAACTCATGCTGCTGCTCCGGGACGGCGCCGGGATCGAACGCCGCGAACTCGGGGCGGGCCGCTTCGGCCTCGTGGACCGGCCCTGCATCGTCAACGCCGGCAGCGTAGGGCAGCCCCGCGACGGCAACAATAACGCGAAATATCTTCTCTGGGACACGGACGGGAACACCGTGGACGTGCGCTTCGTGCCCTACGACATCGCCGCCACCGTGGCGAAGATCCGCGAGCGCGGCTTTCCCGAGTTCTACGGGTCGAGGCTGTGGTGA